GATCTGGATCAACGCCTGCAAAATTGTAGTCAATTTGTAGATTTTCATTGATTCTTTTGAAACTTATTTACATATAATTGCTCCATTTTTCCACTTAACAGTTATAGTGATTACAAAAAATATCAGGGGGAAGTGAAGTATTTCACTGTTATCTGTAATTCTAAAAAGCAAACTAAGtcagcaggtaaaaaaaatcatagttgACGATCGGTGATCAAATATTTGCCCAATTTCAAATTGGTGCACCTCCTAAAATGTGCCCCTGGAAAGTCAATCTGCACTTTTCataccattaaataaaaacaaacactaacaTTCTGGAACTCTGAAtctcttcaaaaataaatacaaaataataataaagaaatcatTCGGGGGGCCTCACCATGAAGGCATGGACATCCTCATGTTCAGAGAAACAGGCATTGTAGGACTGCAGGTTCAGACATGTTTGCAAGAAGTAATGAGAGTTGCAGAGCAAGTTAAAGTACTGAATGTATTAAAGTCATAAGTTGCTCTACAAACACACCAGGACCACTTACGCATGTGGACAGATGTATTTCACATGAGGTATTCTAATGCCTTCAAATGCCTCTGCCCATCCGTGCCTGTCAAATTtgaaacaataacaaacaaatcaagCAGCAGCACCGTTAGCTTATTTTTAACACCAATTATTCCGAGTCTGATAAGAAAGCAGTAAGACTTACCCAGTATCACCAAGGCCATGCAGAAAAATGACCTATAAATCAGAACATGCACGTCTGTAAACATGAGGTAGAGACTGGCAGCTGTCAAATTTTTAGCAGCTTCTGTTCTTTAACTCGTTAAAGGCAGCAACTGAGGATTTGACCGAGTTTAAATAGAAAGTTTGCTCTCTGAAACGACTCTATTACTCACCGCCGCGGTGGCTTTCCGGGCAGCAGGCACGATGGCAGGTAAAGGCGCTGACATGTTGTTACCGCACATACAGCGCTGAGGCAGCCACAATTTAGCTGATCTCGGCTAAACACTGGCACTAAGCAGGTGTTTTGGCGGTCATACAAACTATAACTGAGGAGAATATTTTAACTGAGGAAACTGGTGAAAGGTACTCGGCCTCCTTTTGCCAACAGAAACcctgaattttcttttctggaaGTTGAATTTCGGGAGAACACAAACGGTCGGCTGGCTCTCCAGAAGCTACCAGGACGCTGTTTTCCAACTGACTGGGCTGTTTTAGTCCCTCCCCCGGAGCTAGCTGATTGGTTGTTAACTGATCCTCTTTAGCAATACAAGTTATTCATTGGTTCTGGTCAAACCGAGTTAAGTCCTCTGCTGAATAAACACCAACTAAACCTACAAAATAATGGCACTGAATATATTTGATGGGCAtataatactactactactactactgctacttctactactactactactactactactactactactactaataataataataataataataataataataataataataataacagtttacatcatgttttatgtttacatgatgaaaacatagaacaaacaaaaactattacGTTATATTGGTATAATAAAGGGAAGTAACCAAAAGGTTTAAATACAGATTATAATTAATGATGTTTCATATGTTTTTACCACAAGGGGATTTAAAATAGGCTGCATCCTATCCTTAGGACCAGTTGTCCTACGGATAggtgattaataataataaattaaagtattttatttctcttcaaatctttacatttatttgcCTATTCCTAATTGTTGGCCTGGCTGTACTTCTATCTTTTCAATGAATGAATATGGCTTTAATAGGATCTGGCGCCCCCTTGTGGCAGCATCCCTGCAGTATCTGTTCGTATCCATGACAGCAACTTATTTTATGTCTTACTGAATTTGAGCCACTGTTTAACAGCcttaatattttagtttctaaGTATGTGCTTTGTACAGCTTGGTTTTATGGAGGCCTTGAACGATGGCGAGTTTGAGTGAcatgcttttaatttgaaacaacCTATGGCTCTAAAGAACAATCACATCCGCTACCATGTTGTCACGTGACCTTGTGTCCTTGGTTTGCTAATTTGACATGTGAGCAGCAGAAACATGTCTTTCCCTAAAAAACCCGGCGGTAAAGCACTGGACGTTTTGCAAAATCTACCGAGAATAACTTTAGCAAATTTACGTCCTGAACCAGGAGCCAGGAAGAATGTAAGCTTTATTTGCCTTTCCTTTTTCGTGGCTACCGTTAGCAGCTAATATGCTCCAATAATAGCATGACGTTTGCTTGCTTTATAAGACAGTGCATCAGCTAATCTTAACCCGTTATTTTTGCAGGAAAAGCGGCGGGGCAGAGGACAGCACGGAGGTAACAGGAGCGGGAGAGGCCACAAAGGAGAGCGGCAGAGAGGGACCCGACCTCGGCTGGGGTTCGAAGGGGGACAGACCCCCTTCTACTTGAGAATTCCTAAATATGGCTTCAATGAAGACCACaggtaaataaaagaaactgttttttgaGTTGGTTAAGTTCAATATTAGTGGCACAGAAAATGCTAATAGACTCTGAGtatcatttgttaaaaatgcacCGATTGCTCTCAAGGTGAACGGAATCGACCAATCTTTGAGCTTGTatgtcacctttttttttttcgtcacACCACAAAGTAACTTAGATGCTGAGATTTTCTTTAAGAGTAACAAGTAGTATTGATAATATCACGAAGGACATTCAGCATACACCgttttttttggaaagtctgCATTCACTATCCCTGGTGACTCATGCTTACTCGAAAACTGATTATCAGCTTTATAAACCATCTCAAGTCTTTTGACTATGGAAATGTTATTGTTCATATCGGAATTAAAGTTAAGCAGCCAATAAGCTCTGATTTTCATTAAGGTGGTGTTCAATGATTCCTGAAccaacaatatgaggtgttatAAGTACATTTCTGTTGTTCCTTACAAGTCGCCGTCCACAATACCAGCCTTTGACGTTGAAAAGACTGCAGTACTTGATTGATTTGGGTCGGGTCGACCCATCACAGCCCATAGACCTGACCCAGCTCGTCAACGCCAGAGGAGTCACCATCCAGCCGTTGAAGAGGGACTATGGAGTCCAGCTTGTTGATGAGGTAATTTTAGCTTTATTCATTGTCAATGTACCGCAGCTGGAGGTGATTCTagaaagtattgactcagagaagatgaatataaatgcacaccacacatttacaatttttatttgtaaattaattttttacattgatttaaaatcagtgttttgttttttaatcattgaCCAGTatatgctactttgtgttgatccgTGACATAAAAACCCAGTGAATGacattcaaatttttatttgatacatgacaaaatgtgaaaatgggatgaatacttttgcaaaacaatGGATCTTAAGCAAGATCACATCAACAGTTATAATATATTCAGCTAAATGAATATATATTCAGCTTTTGGTGGATCTTTAAATTTGGGCATTTTATAGAGAAAACATTGCAATCGGatgcaataaataaactgtTAGAAACGTATGAAAGTGAAGTAATTGCAGGTTTTAAGGAGATTAATATTAGATGAAATACCATCAGCAGGTGGCGCCACATGATGGTCTTGTGACTAATGAAGAGACGCCTTGTCGACTTCTGATTTTCACCCTTTTCCAGTTCATATGTATTTTCCGTTTCTTTCAGGGTTCTGACATTTTTGTAGCAAAAATCAACATTGAGGTTCAGAGAGCAACTGAAGGAGCCATAGCTGCTATCGAACGGAATGGAGGCATCATCACCAACAGCTTCTACGATCCCATAAGTCTCggtaaataaacaataataatgcaGCTAATTTATcgcagtattttatttatttttttaatgaaaggcATGTCAATGTATTCTGTTTTCACAGGAATCCTTATCAAGCCCGTCCCGTTCTTCATGAGGGGGCAGCCCATCCCGAAGCGGATGCTGCCAGGAGAGGACATGGTCCCGTATTACATGAGTGCTGAAAACCGGGGTTACTTAGCAGATCCGGAAGAAATCCAGCAGGCCCGCCGCGCCCTGGCGCAGAAGTACGGCTACGTGCTGCCAGATATTTCAAAGGATGAACTGTGTCACATGCTGGCCATGAGGAAGGATGTTCGACAGATCTTCTTTGGCCTGTCTCCAGGCTGGGTCGTTAACATGCCGGAGAAGAAGATCCTGAAACCAACCGATGAGAAACTACTCCAATATTATTCCTCATAGGTGTTCACATGGttaaactgttattttatatGCCTGAATTAAACATCGTCTCAAAAATTATGCTGATCCCATCTGAAGTTATTTTTGTGACTCTGAACACTCTTGTGTCCCGGCAAAGCTGCATGATGGAAGGAACGTGAACTGTAACAGGTGAGGGGGAAATAAGGAAAATAAGATAACTCAAAgaatgaaaacaggaaacagatgCCTGGTGATGTGTGTTACTTGTGAAATGGCTTTGCATAGGGGCCCTACAAGGGGGAGTTTGAAATTAGTCATATGCAGCTGTATCCTGGAGTAGACGTTCAAAAGATTCATCTGCCCCCTCTAAACTCAGCCCCAACCCcacatgcacatacacacacctttttttattgaagACAATCACAGCGGTAACATTTTAGATATGAAGACAGTTTATTCAGTTAGCCAAATTACATCATATGTGTATTTTAATAGTCTACATCTTGAtaatactgttttgtttttaatgactccATGAAATGTCAAACTATAAATAACTTGGTATTTCATGCAGAAGTTTTATCAAAGGAAGCATGCAGTGCTGCCAAACTTTATTTATACCTGTATAATCACATATTTAAAAGGGTTTTATTGATATTTCAGATGATAGACCAACAAACTAATTTTGAAGTGAAtacaaaattcagatttaataTACTTGGTGGTGCAGTTGGTACACTGGTTGGTTCATGGTCTTGCACCATGAAGTTCCTGGGTTCAGATCCCAGCCTTGGGTCTTTCTGCATAGACTTTTCATGTTGGGTATTCCAGCTTCCCACACTGTTAAATCATGGGTGTttggttaattggtctctaagTTGTCCTTCTATTTGATTATGTGTGTGCGTAATTGTTTGTTCTTGTGATGGATTGGTGATCTATGTATGTTAAGCCTCACCTTTTGCTCAATAACCACTGGAGATGGGCTCAAGTTCTTCGGTAGGTATAGGCAATGGTTCCTGATGTCACAGATTAAATTCCAGTGCAACCAACTACTTTCGTAAGATGTTTACTTTGTTAGAGTCCACACTTGCAATTGAAGAGAAGAAGCCAAGAGGTACTGGTCTGTACTCCTCAAATCTACAGGAGTCATGAAAAAGTGGCAAAAATGAAGTcattgctgaaagaaaaccataagaAGTAATGGTTATAGTTTTCCATTCAAACAGGAAGAGTGGAAGAAAGGGCTCtatcagatgagaccaaattATGATTATATGATTATTTTGGTTGACATACAAACTACTTTTAATGATGGAAACTTAACACACCATCTCTAAGGGAACATGCTGTGGGTCtccttttcttcagcagggaaagggaacagagttgatgggaaaatGAACGAAGGTAAACACCCGTTAGAAGCTTCAAAATACTTCAGACTGGGAAGGAGGTTCACCTTCCGAGAggacaaattcaaaaatactttattttacaactttatatATAGTCATGGAATGATTTGGATTAAAACATAGTTGTGAGGCTGATTCACCCAGTCAAAATCTGGATCAAAATCCAATTGAGAGTTTTTCACAGATGCTTtacatccagtctgactgagtcTGAGCTACTTTTTCTCTACATCAGTGGTATTCCACTCCAGACCCAGTGTCCTTGGTCCAACATGAGTCACCTGGCCAAATTACTTGCCTTTGATGTCTTTATTTGACTGAGattttttgaagcaaaatgcatctaaaagttgcaggataccGGATCTTGAGAACTCTACATAGTCTGTATTTGGGGGCTGTAATTTCTGGGCGTTTTAATCCTTATATATGcctcttttaaattaaatcaagatCTCCAAAGTGAGTTACATTACATAAGACAGTTTGTACTATGGGAAATGGTAAATATCAGACCGTCTGAGTCAAAGGTCTCACTTTGATGACTCTGCTTGTGGTTCCCTAAGTGTTTTCCTGAGTCCAAACTATCCAATAAGCTTCACAGGTTGaggatacacacacacacacacacacccacacaccaataacgcacacacacacacacacacacacacacagtcggCCCCGCCAGGAAAAACCAGCCCAAATCCTTACAGCATaatactttaaataaatcacGCCACAGGAAAGAAACAGCACAATCATTGTTTATGGCAGAACTGCGgcgcttatcttcaaagcagcagATCCTTTTGAATTTGTATCAGGTCTCAgacgagcagcagcagcagaaagagagGAGTAACTGAGGCACAAACATTAATCCAGAGGGTCTGCAAGAAAACAAGGGGAGAAATGGATGCTATTAATTCACTTTGGCCACAATAGATTTGTTAGCTTCTTTCAGGCGCATCCTCCGTATAATCCAATGTCTGAGTCTAACCAGTTCACACGTTTTTAATTAAACaggcagcagaagcagcagcagggcCAGACTGCTGCCATGAATGAGCCATTTAGGACGGATTGTCTCACAGGTCTGAGACCAGTTTCTGTTAATAATTAGGTCTAATTACAACTAAATGTGACGCTGTTGTTTGCTGGCATGTGGGATCGAGCCCAGGCTCTGATTCATGAGAGCTGGGATGTTAACCTACCACCGAGCCTCAATCAGTGCGTGGACAATAAAACACTCTGTAAGTTCAGCAGATAAAGACTCTTATCAGAGCTGAATACAGTTCCTAATTTACAAAGAATAGGGCTGTTTCTGAGGCATGAGTGGAGCTTTGAACTGATTACGGCTTGAGGTGGAAAGGAGCTAGACTGATGATTGATGGCTGGGTGCAGACATGAATCACAGTTCTGAGCTGACTTAACAGGAACATGCGCACTGGTACCAGATAATGTATTAGTAGTCTACAATTACtaccaacattttttaaagaaaacctgcaACACCACAATCTTTTACACTCCTGACAATAAGTTTAAGTaacttaaactttttaaagttcaaaacgtTTAAGTaacttaaactttttaaagttacttaaaaagtttaagtaactttttaagaGGTTTTCCTATTGTCACACTCAATCCAATCCTAATCCATTTAAAGTCTCATCCTTTTCTATTGTTCCTGGCTAATAATGACTGATatgcttgtttttaaattgtatttttattagtttaatttcCACTAACGACCAATTTAATGCTCAATGGAAACGGTTGCTTTTGTGTTAAGATGCTATGTTTCCCACCAAGTTTTActttgctttgctgttttttctgtatattttgtagcatttatttacagtaatcagacaggaaatgagCAAAGAGAGAAGGCCTCCTTACATGTGGCGTCCGCTCTTCTTCTACACCAAATGGCACTAGTAAGTTTGACATGAGCATCAGCATTTTGACAAATTAGTTAAAACTGGatcaatttttaaatgtatcctAACAAACTTTACACACCATAAACTAAACACAGCCAAGATGTGCTGATTACCAGAAATAGCTGCCTGGTTAAGACTCTTGCAAGTTTCACTCAATTTTACTGAAGATGctaaggaaaattaaataattaatgttagaagttgtttattttttaacattatgcAGAAGCTAATTTACTtaattaaaattgtcattattttgtcaACTATAACACTTtctaaaattcatttttacagtttagcGTTTCAGTTTTTCATGCTCTTATGCACTAATAAAGCATTCACTTTGCCCAACCTGGTAATAAGTCTGACTCTGAGCTGTGACTGAAGTTCGACCTGCATCCTATTTCTGCTCAGGGCTGGGAGGGGCATCATTGTATTCTGGTAATGTTTCCATGTTTGCACCATGTAATCCTCTCAGTAGGTCTGGTGTTTAAGGCTGGACCAGACCAGGCCGGGCTGGGCCGGGCAGGGTGCTGTTTACACAGGGGTGTGTGGAGGCTCACACTCACCCCTGTGGGTCTCGGGTCAGCTCTGCTGAACCTGCTCAAACATGGAATGGAGTGTATCTTGATGCTGGCCTGCTGAGTCCATACAATACAGCACAAAGCAACACATTCCCCATGCTGCGAAGATCATAGTTACCTGAGACAACACTGTTATATCCTCTTCACACCTTTATGAAACAATGCAGCTCTTTATGACTGACTCATTGTCATGCGGAGCTGGAATACAGAGCTTCATTAGCGGGACGTTTCCATATCCCTCTCCAGAAGAGGCTCATCAACATGGAAGATCTTGCAGCTGTGTTAGCTCGATATCcgtgatgggaaaaaaaaggtggagaattaaaatatttcagctacTTCAtcctttttgaaaacaaaaccacaaatctTTTCCCCCTAAAGCTGTAAAAATTTGTCCCATAGATCCGAAGCAAGTTGCTCCCTTCATGCGGCTGCAGCAGGAGCGCTCACCTCCACCTGTGCACAGCCTGAACATCACTGATGGCAAAGAGAAGACAGAGAGGAGCGTCCCATATATGAGTTCTGTCCAACACAATAGCACATTGTTAATAGAACAATCCCCATTCAGAAAGCACAGTATCCATTGAGCACAAGCACTCTGCTTGTTTGGATATGAGACAATGCTCTGATACCTGACTCACAAATGATtgggttttattaaaaaaaaaaaaaaaacaggagcagAGGACAAGTAAAAGGAATTATGTGTAAATAAGGTAATTAAAgcttggatttttaaaatgcagatcCACTCACTGAGATGACTTGTTAAGAATAAAGGTTCTCAAAGTATTCTAAGAGTTAATGAGCCATAATAAAGAGCCAGTAAGTCTAAGCAGTTAGTAAATCGAGCCACGTCAAGTCATCAACACACTCCACAAGGAGGATAAAGAAGATGGCTGCTTAGAAGGCTATCtgcaaatatattaatgtaaggttaagtggaaggaaaaagtgttgtAGACAATAGGGGAGGGTTTCTTTCATTCTCCTGTAGGACTTTGTACCTTTCTACACTTCCATAAAAATGAGCAGCTGCTTTAGTGACAAAGGAATCACTGTTCTTGATTGGCCAGTAAACTGTCCTGACTTAAACTAAAATTTCCTGAAACTGATAATTGGGGTTCAATTAGCTGTAAGCcaaagtaattaaaatgaacaaacataaatatttgtgATATATCACTGTGTATGTGAGTGTATATGAGTTTTatcttttgaattgaattacagaaataaatgtactttttatagtattataatttattaatatgcAACTGCATATTCACTATAGGGTCTCAGTAAACATTTGTGCGCCTCTGGGATTGTACTTGCGATAAAAACCTTTAAGAATCAGCGCTATGACATAAAATGAAACCCATGCGAGGCTGACGTACAGCTGAAACTTTGCGTTATTTGATTCACGCTGGGTCATTCAGGCTAATTAATTAAACCCATTAGCGCTTGTCCTCACTGCGCATTGGAGTGTGCGTTATGATCAACACTTCTGATGTGGATTCAATGTCTAATTCTAACGAGCTGCAACCCAACAACCATAACACACAGCAGAAACCCACTTAATTATATAGTcagtaaatttgttttttcttcaaggTAAAAACGAAATGTGCGCCATTTGGGGGGATTTCTGCAATATACACGTTCCGGGAGAATATATTATTGATTGCATTTACTTCTTCCGTGTATAATAGGTGGTCGTTTACTTTTACAGTTTGAACAGGCCGTCATAAGCTCTGCAGACGCGTACATTGCAGATTTACAGTGACAATGTCGAGCTTATGGACGTTTTGGAATctttgagaataaaataaagaaatccatTTCCATGAGTCTCAAACAGTAACACCTGTGATTACATAAAGGTTGTATTATGTAGGCTATTCATACATTTTTTGGAACATGCAAAATACATACAATacatataaatgaataaataaataaacaataataatagaaaTGACAGATAAGTAGAGAGAAAGATGAAACTACGTTGAAGTAAATATGCATCTAATTTTACACAGAAACGGagcaaaaatcacaataatattttcaatGTAAACGTTTCGCTTCTTTTTGCGCGATTAAAcgaatttattttgtaaatattagaGACTTTAAGTAGGATTAATATACTTTCGCTCATCTTTTGTAtgcaaaatttaataaataaaaggttgGATAAACtatacaatattaaaacatatgatcctatttataaaaaaaaaacacacatgaaaaGCATTAACACTTAAACTGCCAAATTTAAAAGGTTTGCCCCTTTTTTATATTCAGAGGAACAACAACCACCAAAActgagaaatataaataaataaaatctgttactTACTACTGAAAAAGATTtaggttttttaaataaagtgttaaaatggtGGAATTTCCCTGGAGTTTACATTCAAGATGCAATCCTCTCTTCATCTTTTCTCTAAACCCGATAAACCTGACAACGTTAATTGTCTGCGTTTTGTGCTGAGCTAATCACCCTTCTCTTGAACGGGTCTACTatcgctcttttttttttcttgtacgTGGAGTAAATATTTGTGCGCTTTAATCGTGCAATAAACACGCCTTGATcatgtttctttctctttatttgttCCAGTCCTGTAAAATGATAATGGCCGATAAGAGCTGAGAGCCTCAATGTAATTAGTAACCAGCTCTACGtgctgggaaaaaaacccccccaaaactTTGATGCTTTCCTTCCCCACTTCTTACAGGTCTATTAATTCCGTTTTTATGCAGAAGGTAAAGCTTGCATTGCGCCTTTAATTAGTGAATCAAAAGAAATGTATTCTTACAGTGAGGTTTAATTGACACAATTAAAAGTCTATCATAAGGTGAACTTATTCAACTTTGGGGGATTgaatttgtttgattatttttattgttttgtagcGATAAAATGAGGAAAAGGGCAAATATACAACGGCGCATTATGTAGACTAATTTAGTGGGAATTTACAAGTTTGTTGCCACATCTATATATGTTATGCTAAGTTTAGTAGAGTCTCAAGGCGCCCCATGGGACATTTTTAAGGGGCTATTGAATGGGGCGTGATGGGCCCCAATCACCAACCTGAGGATTCACACCTTAAATCCACTCCTCTCGGCATCCCATTGGCGGGATGCCGAGAGGAGTGGATATTGCTTCTTATATCCCGTCACTCGTCATCACCGGGAGGATGACAGCGGCCCGCGAGCAGACCtcaaaacatcaacataaaaacatgcttttcagCCAGGTGGCCCCTGGTTTCCAGCCATGCGCAAACCCGCTGGAGAGCGAGGACGGACAGCAAATGAGCGAGGTGCGCTCCCCCGGTTCGGGACCCTCCAGTCCCCTGTCTGTCCACTCGGAGTCCAGCTGCGCCAGTCCAGAGCCAAAGTCTGTCCCGGCGCAGCAGAGGGTCAGGAGGCCGCTGAACGCCTTCATCATCTGGACCAAAGAGGAGCGCAGGCGGCTGGCGCAGCTCAACCCAGACCTGGAGAACACCGATCTCagcaaaatacttggtaattttgttatattaacatttttccaaTAATGAGTTGATTAAATCCTTACTTATAAGATGTTTTTGACAAGAACGACGACCTAAGTGAACTAAATTTTCAACTGATTAGGGCCCTTTGGAGGCCTGAGGGCCCCAAGAGAGATTAAACCGCAATGAACGGTATTTGGCTAAAGTGCATCCAGATGAATTAGAATGTCACAGAAAGTTTatgtgtttaatgtttaaaaaaaaaataatagggGTTTATTTCCATTAATTTAATGATTGAGGTTTGCAGCCTGTAAAAACCCAACATTCAGTTTCCCAGTAATGTAGAATATTTGAAgacatatatttaaaatacatgcaAAACTGTTGTGATCACATTGATGCAAAATTGTGTCTACACATGtcaatggaaagttgagtggaaggaaatgtGGTGCACAAGCTACACTGTTATCTTATAGTGGTCTTAATATAGTGACATTCTTATTTTGTGAATACTgatttttctgaaaactttaataataaaaataacagctcAAATACATCACCATGTCGAAtttaattactcaaataaatttagttatttttttagatttctctATTTacacaagaatattttttatatgtgcATATATGTCCTTTCTAAGTTAGAATCTCTAGCTTGCTAGCGTCCCAAAGCACTCTTTATTACCTGTTAAACTTTACcatacttttttcttccactaaatgCTCCATTAATTTGCATAGACCAAGCATTCTGTGAGCAACCAGCTTATTTAGCAATAACTTTTGGGGCTTATCCTACTTGTGGAGGGTGTCAATGAGTGTCTGTTCC
This portion of the Xiphophorus hellerii strain 12219 chromosome 21, Xiphophorus_hellerii-4.1, whole genome shotgun sequence genome encodes:
- the mrpl15 gene encoding large ribosomal subunit protein uL15m — translated: MSFPKKPGGKALDVLQNLPRITLANLRPEPGARKNEKRRGRGQHGGNRSGRGHKGERQRGTRPRLGFEGGQTPFYLRIPKYGFNEDHSRRPQYQPLTLKRLQYLIDLGRVDPSQPIDLTQLVNARGVTIQPLKRDYGVQLVDEGSDIFVAKINIEVQRATEGAIAAIERNGGIITNSFYDPISLGILIKPVPFFMRGQPIPKRMLPGEDMVPYYMSAENRGYLADPEEIQQARRALAQKYGYVLPDISKDELCHMLAMRKDVRQIFFGLSPGWVVNMPEKKILKPTDEKLLQYYSS